A stretch of Bubalus bubalis isolate 160015118507 breed Murrah chromosome 19, NDDB_SH_1, whole genome shotgun sequence DNA encodes these proteins:
- the SETD9 gene encoding SET domain-containing protein 9 isoform X3, whose product MPGRLMRGLWQRWRRYRYRFVPWIALNLSHNPRTLRYVPEESKDKVISDEDVLGTLLKVFQALFVNDFSKQSDILTVLPEPVKSKYQDLLSVQHPRVKQLEYRHQQQNTFTPEEILYKTLGFSVARAPSSLISAGKGVFVTKGLVRKGAVVSMYPGTVYQKYEPIFFQSIGNPFIFRCLDGVLIDGNDKGISKVVYRSCNGRDQLGPLKMSDSTWLTSEIHNPLAIGQYVNNCSNDRAANVCYQEFDVPAVFPIELKQYLPNIAYSYDKQSPLRCVILVALRDIEQGEELFSNYYTIVS is encoded by the exons ATGCCGGGCCGCCTCATGCGGGGCCTCTGGCAGCGATGGCGCCGTTACAGGTACCGCTTCGTACCCTGGATCGCGCTGAACCTAAGCCACAACCCGAG GACTCTCCGATATGTTCCAGAAGAATCCAAAGACAAAGTTATCTCAGATGAAGATGTCCTAGGAACATTACTGAAAGTTTTCCAGGCTCTATTCGTAAATGATTTCAGTAAACAATCAGATATCTTGACTGTGCTTCCAGAACCTGTTAAATCAAAATATCAAGACCTACTGTCAGTTCAGCATCCAAGGGTGAAACAGCTTGAATACAGACATCAGCAGCAAAATACCTTTACACCAGAAGAAATTCTTTATAAGACATTGGGTTTCAGTGTTGCCCGAGCACCTAGCTCATTGATTTCTGCTGGAAAAGGTGTCTTCGTTACTAAAGGATTGGTACGGAAAGGCGCGGTTGTATCTATGTATCCCG GTACAGTATATCAGAAGTACGAGCCAATCTTTTTCCAGTCCATTggaaatccatttatttttagatgCCTAGATGGGGTGCTCATCGATGGAAATGACAAAGGAATATCAAAAGTCGTGTATAG ATCTTGCAATGGGAGGGATCAACTTGGCCCTTTAAAAATGAGTGATAGTACATGGCTAACATCAGAAATTCATAATCCATTGGCTATAGGACAGTATGTGAACAATTGTTCAAATG ACAGAGCAGCTAATGTCTGTTATCAGGAATTTGATGTGCCTGCAGTTTTCCCTATAGAGCTGAAGCAGTATCTTCCAAACATTGCCTACAGCTATGACAAACAAAG ccCACTGCGCTGTGTCATTCTTGTTGCACTCAGGGACATTGAACAAGGAGAAGAGCTTttttcaaactactatacaattgtCAGCTAA
- the SETD9 gene encoding SET domain-containing protein 9 isoform X1, with protein MPGRLMRGLWQRWRRYRYRFVPWIALNLSHNPRTLRYVPEESKDKVISDEDVLGTLLKVFQALFVNDFSKQSDILTVLPEPVKSKYQDLLSVQHPRVKQLEYRHQQQNTFTPEEILYKTLGFSVARAPSSLISAGKGVFVTKGLVRKGAVVSMYPGTVYQKYEPIFFQSIGNPFIFRCLDGVLIDGNDKGISKVVYRSCNGRDQLGPLKMSDSTWLTSEIHNPLAIGQYVNNCSNDRAANVCYQEFDVPAVFPIELKQYLPNIAYSYDKQREQGLLSSCRAQASHRSAFSHRRASALGTQASVAVARGLRSCGSRTLELWLSSCGAWA; from the exons ATGCCGGGCCGCCTCATGCGGGGCCTCTGGCAGCGATGGCGCCGTTACAGGTACCGCTTCGTACCCTGGATCGCGCTGAACCTAAGCCACAACCCGAG GACTCTCCGATATGTTCCAGAAGAATCCAAAGACAAAGTTATCTCAGATGAAGATGTCCTAGGAACATTACTGAAAGTTTTCCAGGCTCTATTCGTAAATGATTTCAGTAAACAATCAGATATCTTGACTGTGCTTCCAGAACCTGTTAAATCAAAATATCAAGACCTACTGTCAGTTCAGCATCCAAGGGTGAAACAGCTTGAATACAGACATCAGCAGCAAAATACCTTTACACCAGAAGAAATTCTTTATAAGACATTGGGTTTCAGTGTTGCCCGAGCACCTAGCTCATTGATTTCTGCTGGAAAAGGTGTCTTCGTTACTAAAGGATTGGTACGGAAAGGCGCGGTTGTATCTATGTATCCCG GTACAGTATATCAGAAGTACGAGCCAATCTTTTTCCAGTCCATTggaaatccatttatttttagatgCCTAGATGGGGTGCTCATCGATGGAAATGACAAAGGAATATCAAAAGTCGTGTATAG ATCTTGCAATGGGAGGGATCAACTTGGCCCTTTAAAAATGAGTGATAGTACATGGCTAACATCAGAAATTCATAATCCATTGGCTATAGGACAGTATGTGAACAATTGTTCAAATG ACAGAGCAGCTAATGTCTGTTATCAGGAATTTGATGTGCCTGCAGTTTTCCCTATAGAGCTGAAGCAGTATCTTCCAAACATTGCCTACAGCTATGACAAACAAAG ggagcagggtctactctctagttgccgtgcacaGGCCTCTCATCGCAGTGCCTTCTCCCACCGCAGAGCAtcggctctaggcacacaggcttcagtagctgtggcacgtgggcttagaaGTTGCGGCTCACGGACTCTAGagctctggctcagtagttgtggtgcttgggcttag
- the SETD9 gene encoding SET domain-containing protein 9 isoform X2: MHHHYYQTEVEIGSLTLRYVPEESKDKVISDEDVLGTLLKVFQALFVNDFSKQSDILTVLPEPVKSKYQDLLSVQHPRVKQLEYRHQQQNTFTPEEILYKTLGFSVARAPSSLISAGKGVFVTKGLVRKGAVVSMYPGTVYQKYEPIFFQSIGNPFIFRCLDGVLIDGNDKGISKVVYRSCNGRDQLGPLKMSDSTWLTSEIHNPLAIGQYVNNCSNDRAANVCYQEFDVPAVFPIELKQYLPNIAYSYDKQREQGLLSSCRAQASHRSAFSHRRASALGTQASVAVARGLRSCGSRTLELWLSSCGAWA, encoded by the exons ATGCATCATCACTACTATCAAACTGAGGTGGAGATTGGTTCCTT GACTCTCCGATATGTTCCAGAAGAATCCAAAGACAAAGTTATCTCAGATGAAGATGTCCTAGGAACATTACTGAAAGTTTTCCAGGCTCTATTCGTAAATGATTTCAGTAAACAATCAGATATCTTGACTGTGCTTCCAGAACCTGTTAAATCAAAATATCAAGACCTACTGTCAGTTCAGCATCCAAGGGTGAAACAGCTTGAATACAGACATCAGCAGCAAAATACCTTTACACCAGAAGAAATTCTTTATAAGACATTGGGTTTCAGTGTTGCCCGAGCACCTAGCTCATTGATTTCTGCTGGAAAAGGTGTCTTCGTTACTAAAGGATTGGTACGGAAAGGCGCGGTTGTATCTATGTATCCCG GTACAGTATATCAGAAGTACGAGCCAATCTTTTTCCAGTCCATTggaaatccatttatttttagatgCCTAGATGGGGTGCTCATCGATGGAAATGACAAAGGAATATCAAAAGTCGTGTATAG ATCTTGCAATGGGAGGGATCAACTTGGCCCTTTAAAAATGAGTGATAGTACATGGCTAACATCAGAAATTCATAATCCATTGGCTATAGGACAGTATGTGAACAATTGTTCAAATG ACAGAGCAGCTAATGTCTGTTATCAGGAATTTGATGTGCCTGCAGTTTTCCCTATAGAGCTGAAGCAGTATCTTCCAAACATTGCCTACAGCTATGACAAACAAAG ggagcagggtctactctctagttgccgtgcacaGGCCTCTCATCGCAGTGCCTTCTCCCACCGCAGAGCAtcggctctaggcacacaggcttcagtagctgtggcacgtgggcttagaaGTTGCGGCTCACGGACTCTAGagctctggctcagtagttgtggtgcttgggcttag